GTGTCGGCAGGTAGCCCAAAGGGGGATATAATTTGATCCCTTTAAAAATTCCGGGGAGTATCAGCTCCTTGACCAACTTTTCAATTCCGGTCCGACGGGGATCAACAGCAAGGAATGGCAGCACCGTCTTATGATTTTTGTTTTTCAGCTCCTGAAGCTCCAGCAGATGTTTTCGGAACCCGCGAGTCATCTGTACTCCGCCCTCTATTGTGCGGCAAACATCCTGTTTTTCTTCCATTTCCGGGTGTTGAAACTCACTGATCACGTCGTCCAGCTCTTTCCACACAAGATCGAGACGCTCTCTTTTTGGGGCGCCGGTGAGGCCCCTCTGTATCCGTTCTTTTTCAAATGTTTGTATAACATCAGCCTTTAATTTCATAGCTAACCTGGTAAAGGAATCCAGACTCTCCTGTGGAATGAGTGTTGTTCCAAAAACTCTTTTCTCTTCATCTTCGGGCAATCCGGCAGGCAACGTCCTGTTCTTCAATGAAGAACCGTCATCAAGCATAAAAAATATATCCATCATGAGCGGAACGGTAATCAATGGAGCTGAATAATTCCACAGCCCTTTTTTATAGCATTTCTGTTCCAGTTTATAATTATCCTCAGCGCTTTGGAGGGCTGTTGCCAATAACCTTGCAACGTATTTCAGCAAAGAGTCAAGATCCGGTTCTGATACACTTCTCTCCCTTGATAAGGGCATGTCATCCCTTTGGTAAGGGTAGTTCCCTTTTGCTTGGCGCCAGCCAATTTCAAGAAGCTCTCTGAATGCAAACTTGACATTGAAAAAGTGACAATGAACATCAATGGGATTAATAATCATGATGAAACTCCCTTTTTTTCTCCGGAAATGATCGTGAGAGGATCATCCGGATGATTTGAGTTAGAGGCGAGTGCTTTATCACGCAAGATACATCATTACGTAACAAATACATAGGCCTCTTGTTTTTTTCAGTTGTGCTTTAATCCTTGAGAGGAGAGGTGTTGAGGCATCGACGGGATTATTCGAATCTCCTCGGTATCGGGAATTTTTTTTTTGAGAACATTGTTCAGTATGCGTCAGCTCTTATTCATGTATTTGATTTGTAATAATTCAAACAACAGGAGAAGAAACCATGTCACTGTCGCTTTACAAAAGGGATCCCCTGAAAATGTTCGAGGATGTTTTCAATGATAAGGTGTCGCCTTTTTTCTCTTCAATGGTAGCGCCAGCCTTCAAGGTTGATGTCAGTGAGGACGATGATGCGATATTTATTGAGGCTGATATTCCCGGTGTTAAAAAAGAGGATATCAAGGTTTCGATGGAAGATAATGTACTCTCTATCTCTGTGGAGAGAACCCAGAGTGAGGAGGAGAAGAAAAAGGGGTATCACCGCGTTGAGCGGTCGTGGGGGAGCCTCAGCCGCAGTTTTACGGTTGGCGAGAACATCGATGCCGCAAAGATTGAGGCAAAATATGATAATGGAGTGCTCAGGATTGTTGTTCCCAAAGTGGAGCCTACTCCAAAAACAGGGAAGGAGATTCCTGTCAGCTAACAATGATAGAAAACGAAAAGTAAAACGCTCATGTCAAAAAAATCACAGAAAAAGGTAGAACCTGTGGCTCTTGACGGGGTTCTTTCAGCTGAGGAGCGCGAAGAGTCAATCAGGCTGACGGCTTATTATCGGTGGAAAAAGAAGGGTGAGAGATATGGAGAAGATCAGGATGATTGGTTTGAAGCGGAAGAGGCTTACAATGATTCTTTTCCCGATGCTGGTGGCGATTGAGTTTAGCTTCTGATTTTAGAAAAGTTGGGACTACTCAAAAGAACACCCCGTCAGAGAAGATCTGCGGGGTGTTTTTTTGTTCTGTGTTCGTGTCTCTCTTCAGGAGGCTGCCAGTGCTTCCTGTACTTTTTGGGCCGCATCACGGAGTCCTTTTGCCGCAATAAGGTTCAAGCCTGAATCATCAAGCATTTTCTGTGCTATTGGCGCATTGGTTCCTTCAAGGCGGACAATGACTGGCAGGTGCAGGTCTATTTTTTTTGCGGCTTCGATAATGCCACCTGCTACGCGGTCACAGCGAACAATACCACCGAAAATATTGACAAGGATTGCTTTGACGTTTTTGTCACTCAAAATGATCTTGAATCCCTCTTCAACAGTTTGCGGGCTTGCTGAACCACCAACATCAAGGAAATTCGCCGGTTTCCCGCCAGCAAGCTGGATCATGTCCATGGTGCCCATAGCCAGTCCTGCGCCGTTGACCATGCAACCGACATTACCGTCAAGGCGGACGTAGTTGAGATTGGATTTTGAGGCTTCGACTTCAAATGGATCCTCTTCGTTGGTATCGCGTAGTTCGTGGAACTCTTTGTGGCGGAAAAGAGCGTTGTCGTCAAAGTTAATTTTTGCGTCGAGTGCAAGCACTTTTCCCTCTTTGGTGACAACCAGCGGATTGATTTCGGCCAGTGCGGCGTCAATAGAGATATAAGCGTTGTAAAGCGCAGTGATGAAGTTTACGGCGTTGCGGAACTGTTCACCCTTGAGCCCGAGAAAGAAGGCGGCTTCGCGTGCCTGGAATCCCTGCATGCCAAAGAGAGGGTCAATCTGGATTTTCAGGAGCCTTTCCGGAGTCTCTTCAGCAACTTTCTCAATTTCCATGCCGCCTTCGGTCGAAACCATCAGAACATTCTTCGAGGTTGAGCGGTCAAGGGTAATACCGACATAAAACTCCTTTTCGATATTCATACCCTCTTCGACAAGAACTCTTCTGACCTCTTTGCCTTCCGGGCCGGTTTGATGGGTAATGAGCGTCATGCCAATCAGTTGGTGGGCAATATCAAGGCTCTCTTCAGGTGATTTGGCGAGTTTTACTCCACCAGCCTTTCCTCTGCCTCCGGCATGAATCTGTGCTTTTATAACAACAACCGGACAACCGAGCTCATCAAAAAGCTGCTCAGCCGCCTGTTTTGCTTCTTCAGGTGAATAGGCTACAATTCCTCTTGGCACGGCAACCCCGAATTTTCTCAGGATATCCTTGCCTTGATATTCATGAATGTTCATATTATTAGGTATTGGGTTACTGACGATAGTTTGCACACCGGATGCAGGAAAACGCTTGATTGCGCAAAGAGCATAGTATAATGAAAATTACGATTACGGTAAAACCTCTTATTGCTGACTCAACACTATTTATATAAAAAGTATGATGGATTTTGCGTATTGCATGGAACTGGCTTTTCGTGAGGCAATCAAGGCGTTTGAACGCAAGGAGGTTCCTGTGGGTGCGGTTGTTCTCGACAGTAATGGTCATGTCATTGGGAGGGGGTATAATCAGGTTGAAGCGCTTTGTGATTCCACTGCACATGCTGAAATGATTGCATTGACTTCAGCCATGGCAACACTCGGCAGCAAATATCTCAATGATTGTACCCTTGCCGTGACGTTGGAACCCTGCCCGATGTGTGCCGGGGCTATCGTTAATGCCAAGGTCGGAAGGGTTATTTTTGGAGCCTATGATCCGAAAATGGGAGCTGCGGGTACGGTTATGAATGTGACGGGATCCCGACAGCTCAATCATCAGCCGGAGGTCTTTGGCGGGATCATGGAAAACAAGTGCCGGAATTTACTGCAGGATTTTTTCAGGGAACTTCGGAAGGGGAGTGATCAGTAGTCAGTAATCAGTAATCAGTAGATGGCTGATTACTATCCATTGTCTTTAAGCATGTTTTTCAGCGAACTTGCAAGGTGGGAGACGATGTCCTGGGCCATACCGCTTCCTGTCGAAGGGGGGTGGATCGTATCAAGACTTTCGATACCTGCTTTTTTTACGGCTTGGCTGATGGTGACTGAGAGAATCGGGTTGCACTCCCTGACAATCTCTTTCAGCATGAATGATGCTTCAAACATGCTTTGCTGGATAATCTCTTTTTTGTCTTCTTCCGTCATGATCTGGCAGTGGCGTGTTGCGATAATACCCGCTAGACAGGTGAGATAGGTGTTTGTCGATCCGGCTATGAAGAGGTTGAGAAAAAACGGGCTCAGCAGGTTTCCTGCTGGCAAGAGTGTTGAAAGGGTATTGCTGAACGAAGACTGTATGATTGGCCTGATGTGGGCAGGGATATCCTCCTTCTTGAAATCGGAAAGTGGGAGGCAACCGTATACGGAGCGAATGAGTGAGATAAACTCCCTGAGCTGTTGCTCGCGGGTGTGCATAACGTAGATTTTCCAGACCACCTTAAGGATGTTCATAAGGGAGGTGGTTGTTCCGTAGGAGGTATTCTGGGCAAACGCACCTACAAAAAAGTTTTTTGTGGCGATCTGTTTTATGGTGTTGTTTGCGTCCACTTCAATAAATCTGAGGTTGGTACGTACCCACTTTTGATCTTTTTTCTTTGTTAACGGCTCCTGATGCATGGGATGAACCGGTAAGCGGGAGAGCAGAAATTCTGTGTAAGCTATCATCTTTTTCGAGTTTCCGTTTTTCGGCAGTACGGCCTTTTTCGGGGCAGCAAAAAGCTTGAAGCCGCTGTAGAGTGCAAAAAGTATGCAGGCCGCGCTGAAGAGCAGAAAAAGGGTTCCGGCAAAAGGATGCAGCAAGCTGAGGAGGGAGGCTGCCGCACTCAACTGGTTTACGGTAAAAACAACCAGAATGAGAATGAATGTTACAAGTGCGGCATAGAGGAAAAGGATTGTTTTATGTCTCATATTTTCAGCTCTTGTCAAGTAACCTCTGGTTTCGGCAGCCTGATGGCCTGGTCGGTGCTGAACTGGTAGTCAAGAAAAATATCTTCCGCCGTCGGAAGCTGCCATTTTCCGTTTGCAAGCATATTTGTTGTCTCTTTGAGGCGGTAGGTGGTATGGCCACAGGTCCAGCAGTCATAATTGGCCATGCCGGTACAGAGGCAGGTCTTCTCCTTCACGGCAAGTGGTTGCCCTGCTTCTCTTTCTGCAATGGCCGCGTAATAGGCGTCGATATAGGAACATTTCCCTCCATTTTCAAGCAGGTAGCCAAGCCCCTCGCAATTCGGTCTTATGGCATAACGAAGGGTTGGTGAAGAGGTGAGCATCCGCATGGGATAACCGGTGGTAGAGGCCATGTTCACGACGATATCTTCCTCTTTTGCATTGAGATAGTTTTGTTTGACCTCAGCGGGAAGACCAGCCTCTTTGCTGATGGTAAAGCGGGTTGCAACCTGTACGCCACCAGCTCCAAGTTGAAGATAGTCTGCGGCATCAGTGCCGGTAAATATACCTCCTGCAGGGATCACCGGAATGTTCAGCCCCTCCTTTTTCAGAAAAGCAAGTACTTCAGTAAAGATCGTTTTGAGATCGAAGGTATGCCAGTCGTTTGCTCCAAAGCCAAGGTGACCACCGGCAAGTGGCCCTTCCACAATGATGTACTCGGGGAGACGGTTCAGGCGCACTGCCCGTTTCAGAAAGATGGCAAGAGCCCTGACGGAGGAGATGATAATGCCAATTTTGACATCACGGAACCTTGGATGATCCTGAATAAGGTCAAGTGTCCGGAGGTTGAGACCTGCCGCGAGGGTCAAGCCGTCAATACCGGCATCCATCGCTGCGGTCAGCCGTACCTTCAGTGTTTCGATACCGCTGTTCATGGTCAGCTTTTCCATGCAGTTCAGAAAAATGTCACCACTTCCTGTTTTTTGGGAGATCGTGTACTCAATATATTTTTTTTGGGCTGCGGCGACCTCTTCAAGGTCAAACAGAACCGCTGACTTATCAGGATTGTTACTGAACTGGGCGTACTTTTTTCTTTTCCGACTTACAAAAGTGGTGTTGAATATCCTGTCACAAACGTAGCTGACGATAGCATCAGAAATGTGGCCTATTCCGCCGAGTTTGGCAGCAGCAAGGGCAAGCTCTGTTGTTGAAATGTTAACACCCATGCCCCCAATAATGATGGGTACATACTCTTTTCCGCCTATTTGTAATCTGAAATTGTCTACGTTCATTGTCGTTTTTATCAGTATAAGGGCATTTACAGATCATCATTACTACTGGGGAGAGGGGAGACTGGCAGTATGCCAACAACCGTCCTGCGCCAAAAATTACTTAAGATATCATATTTCAATTTATAAATCTACAGACAATTCTCCGAAAATCCCCACCATTTCAACTATTCATGGCATTCTTAAGTAAACTTTCGGGCACTGAAGTGGATGAAGTTTGAGAAAAGGTGCAGAGAATATTAAATTGCTGGCCAACTAACAGGGAAAGAGGATTTTCCTGAATAAAAAATCCTG
The DNA window shown above is from Pelodictyon phaeoclathratiforme BU-1 and carries:
- a CDS encoding amidohydrolase family protein, which encodes MIINPIDVHCHFFNVKFAFRELLEIGWRQAKGNYPYQRDDMPLSRERSVSEPDLDSLLKYVARLLATALQSAEDNYKLEQKCYKKGLWNYSAPLITVPLMMDIFFMLDDGSSLKNRTLPAGLPEDEEKRVFGTTLIPQESLDSFTRLAMKLKADVIQTFEKERIQRGLTGAPKRERLDLVWKELDDVISEFQHPEMEEKQDVCRTIEGGVQMTRGFRKHLLELQELKNKNHKTVLPFLAVDPRRTGIEKLVKELILPGIFKGIKLYPPLGYLPTHPDLYPIYQLCIENDIPVTTHTSPGGMKNMCKQLQTKSRKQDGTIDIITTSADNPVELFATPNNWRAILENKKYSNLRLNFAHFGGSEAIQKYANFLIKGKKSALISANWSYQIIQLMIEFENVYADFSYCPEKQTIENINILIEHHPILKTRLMFGTDFVMVMKEASMGGLENYFRNCAGMGSAIHADNAMKFLMQNAS
- a CDS encoding Hsp20/alpha crystallin family protein; this translates as MSLSLYKRDPLKMFEDVFNDKVSPFFSSMVAPAFKVDVSEDDDAIFIEADIPGVKKEDIKVSMEDNVLSISVERTQSEEEKKKGYHRVERSWGSLSRSFTVGENIDAAKIEAKYDNGVLRIVVPKVEPTPKTGKEIPVS
- a CDS encoding DUF2934 domain-containing protein; protein product: MSKKSQKKVEPVALDGVLSAEEREESIRLTAYYRWKKKGERYGEDQDDWFEAEEAYNDSFPDAGGD
- the sucC gene encoding ADP-forming succinate--CoA ligase subunit beta, producing MNIHEYQGKDILRKFGVAVPRGIVAYSPEEAKQAAEQLFDELGCPVVVIKAQIHAGGRGKAGGVKLAKSPEESLDIAHQLIGMTLITHQTGPEGKEVRRVLVEEGMNIEKEFYVGITLDRSTSKNVLMVSTEGGMEIEKVAEETPERLLKIQIDPLFGMQGFQAREAAFFLGLKGEQFRNAVNFITALYNAYISIDAALAEINPLVVTKEGKVLALDAKINFDDNALFRHKEFHELRDTNEEDPFEVEASKSNLNYVRLDGNVGCMVNGAGLAMGTMDMIQLAGGKPANFLDVGGSASPQTVEEGFKIILSDKNVKAILVNIFGGIVRCDRVAGGIIEAAKKIDLHLPVIVRLEGTNAPIAQKMLDDSGLNLIAAKGLRDAAQKVQEALAAS
- a CDS encoding nucleoside deaminase; amino-acid sequence: MMDFAYCMELAFREAIKAFERKEVPVGAVVLDSNGHVIGRGYNQVEALCDSTAHAEMIALTSAMATLGSKYLNDCTLAVTLEPCPMCAGAIVNAKVGRVIFGAYDPKMGAAGTVMNVTGSRQLNHQPEVFGGIMENKCRNLLQDFFRELRKGSDQ
- a CDS encoding nitronate monooxygenase encodes the protein MNVDNFRLQIGGKEYVPIIIGGMGVNISTTELALAAAKLGGIGHISDAIVSYVCDRIFNTTFVSRKRKKYAQFSNNPDKSAVLFDLEEVAAAQKKYIEYTISQKTGSGDIFLNCMEKLTMNSGIETLKVRLTAAMDAGIDGLTLAAGLNLRTLDLIQDHPRFRDVKIGIIISSVRALAIFLKRAVRLNRLPEYIIVEGPLAGGHLGFGANDWHTFDLKTIFTEVLAFLKKEGLNIPVIPAGGIFTGTDAADYLQLGAGGVQVATRFTISKEAGLPAEVKQNYLNAKEEDIVVNMASTTGYPMRMLTSSPTLRYAIRPNCEGLGYLLENGGKCSYIDAYYAAIAEREAGQPLAVKEKTCLCTGMANYDCWTCGHTTYRLKETTNMLANGKWQLPTAEDIFLDYQFSTDQAIRLPKPEVT